One region of Quercus lobata isolate SW786 chromosome 2, ValleyOak3.0 Primary Assembly, whole genome shotgun sequence genomic DNA includes:
- the LOC115976252 gene encoding agamous-like MADS-box protein MADS2 → MGRGRVELKRIENKINRQVTFAKRRNGLLKKAYELSVLCDAEVALIIFSNRGKLYEFCSTSSMLKTLERYQKCSYGAVEVNKPGKELEISYREYLKLKARFESLQRTQRNLLGEDLGPLNTNDLERLERQLDSSLKQVRSTKTQFMLDQLSELQNKEHLLVEANRALTIKLDEISSTNNLRQSWEGGEQSMSYGPQNAQSQRFFQPLDCNPTLQIGYNASGSDQQLSGTTHAQQVNGFIPGWML, encoded by the exons ATGGGGAGGGGAAGAGTTGAGCTGAAGAGGATAGAGAACAAGATAAACAGGCAAGTCACATTTGCAAAGAGGAGGAATGGGCTTCTGAAGAAAGCTTATGAACTTTCAGTTCTGTGTGATGCTGAAGTTGCCCTTATTATCTTCTCCAACCGTGGCAAGCTCTATGAGTTCTGTAGCACCTCTAG CATGCTCAAAACACTCGAGAGGTACCAAAAATGCAGTTATGGTGCGGTTGAAGTGAACAAACCTGGCAAGGAGCTCGAG ATCAGTTACCGGGAGTACTTGAAACTGAAAGCTAGGTTTGAGTCCCTACAACGAACTCAGAG AAACCTTCTTGGGGAAGATTTGGGCCCATTAAACACAAATGACCTTGAGAGGCTTGAGCGGCAATTGGACTCATCCTTGAAACAAGTCAGGTCCACTAAg ACACAATTTATGCTGGACCAGCTTTCTGAACTCCAAAATAAG GAACACTTATTAGTGGAAGCAAACAGGGCTTTGACAATAAAG CTGGATGAAATTAGTTCAACAAATAACCTTAGACAATCATGGGAAGGCGGTGAGCAAAGTATGTCATATGGTCCTCAGAATGCTCAATCTCAGAGGTTTTTCCAGCCTTTAGATTGCAATCCCACATTGCAAATAGG GTATAATGCATCTGGTTCCGACCAGCAGTTAAGTGGCACAACTCATGCTCAACAAGTCAATGGGTTCATCCCTGGTTGGATGCTTTGA